Below is a genomic region from Amphiura filiformis chromosome 19, Afil_fr2py, whole genome shotgun sequence.
AAATCAGGGTTAAATATATACAATTAATACAAGGTCATAGGTTATGCTCAGCACTCAAGAATCGCAAAATGTATCGTCTACGCGGCAGTAGAACTCGAGGATCACTTGGGTAAATCGTGAAATCCCCTAGATATCTTGGGGATACATTTGGGGGTACATTTTGGGGCAAACTTAGGTATTAAAATCCTCAAGAGCGTTTACATGGCTTTGCTTGAGTTGCAAGTTTTTGCTTGAGAACCGCGTTGCTTAAGCAGAAAGCCCGCCGTGTGGACGTGCCTAGTACTGTGTGATCAGTTTGTGCTACATTGGTTTATCTTTATTGATTGGTAGGTGACAAATTTATGAATGGACTGTGTATTCAGTCCTATTCAGTCAAATAGATGAATGGCCCGGATGAATGGGGTTATTTGTTGACTACAGCTCTATCAGGGGATCAGGTGGAAATTGGAGGGTTATGGTTTTAGATTCATTCTGCCTTTCCCCTTTATATTTCCATCACTGAGCACATGCTCAATGTATTTATTGAATTCCTTTTGTGTCTTTGCAACCATGTTGCTACCATGTGTATCCATCATCATTTCAACATCGGACTTCGGGCAAACAAATAATGCTTTTCAGTTGGCctagccaggccaggccaggccatgtTTTGTATAATTATACCCCTATATCTTTATTATATCCTTATGATTGATTGTTCTAGATTTgagttttagcgtttcatatatAAGATAAGGTGTGAACTTGATAATGATCCATGTAGCAGTAACTTTACCACATCTCATGAGAATCAATCTGTTGTATCATGTATTGAAAATCAATCTGTTGTTTCATGTAACCTATTTGATTTCCAGCTTATTACTGAAGACGATCTGTGTAAAATCATAGTTGTCCTCTTGATCCCATGCCTATATGTTTGGTCAAACAACATCTTGAGACCGTCGCTTCCATTCTGACTGCCATTGTCAATGTTTCCCTGTCTTCAGGTGTTTTTCCTGCAGAACTTAGTAAAGCAGTATTAACACCAGTCCTGAAGAAGCCCTCTCTTGATAGGAACCTGCTTAAAAGCAACTATCGCCTCGTTTCAAATTTGCCGTTTGTCATGTGTGTGGGCAAACTTATTGAGAAAGTGGTTTCTACTCATGTCTCCAATTACATCAACGTCTACGAGTTGTCGGATCCGTACCAGTCAGCCTACAAGGTTTCTCACAGTACCGAGACTGCGCTTACCTATGTCCAGAATGACATACTTAGGGCTATCGACAACCAGCGGGCCGTTCTACTTCTGATGCTAGATCTTTCAGCAGCTTTTGATACCGTGGATCACGGTATCCTTCTGGAATGGCTCGCTGGTGATTTTGGTATCGGTGCAAAACTGGTTCAAGACCTACATTGAGGGTAGGACTGGGAGAGTTCACATAGATGGAGTTTTTTCTGACGATAAAAGCCTCATTTATGGGGTCCCCCAGGGCTCAGTCATCGGCCCCCAGGCTTTTACGTACTACACCCGGATAGTTGGTCAAATCATTGAGAGTCATCACCTACTCTACCACATTTCCGCTGATGACGTTCAGATTTATACGATCTTTGATCCGAATTGTCACGGTGATGCTGCTTGTGCTTTATTTAAGTTGAGCCAGTGCGTTAATGATCTGCAGGCTTGGATGCTCAGAAATAGATTGAAACTCAATCAATCTAAGACTAAGTTTTGTATTGCTTCATCTGCTCACCACTATAAGACCCTGCAATATCTCACCCTTCATCTTGGTAATCAGGAAATTCCATCTTCCCCTAGCATTCGTaacctgggtgttatttttgattaCTCCATGACAATGGCTGATCACACTACCAATTTGTCTCGTACCATTAACTGGCAGCTGCGATCTCGCAATCGTATCCGGAAATACTTAGATACCGACACTTGTTATAACATTGTCCGCACTCTCGTTTTATCCAAACTGGATTATTGTAACTTACTTTTCAATGGTATAGATAAAAAACATCTAAACCGTCTTCAAGTCCTCCAAAATAAGTCTGCCCGTTATCTTCAGGCAACCGAGCCGCAGTCATGCCTTTCCTCTTCTCCACTCTCTCCACTGGTTGCCTGATTACATCTTATTTTCAACCTCGGACCCACAAAACATCTTATGCGCTTCGATCTGACTCTGCTGTCACATTTGAAGTGCCTCGTTCCAAGAAACAAGCTGGCGATCGCGCCTTTTCAACACGGGTGGCCGCGCCTTTGGAACTAGTTGCCCATCACTGTCCGAGGTCAAGAAAACTTATACCACGttcaagaatctccttaaaacTCACCTCTTTCCCACTGATTAGCTCTTTTCCTTTCTAGTCTTTCTCTcttttagcgctttgcctacttttgtaaaagacgctttataaatcgcattgtttatgtttatgtttatatcCATGGCGTtttcttttttaaagaaatttcttgtttaccttgaccatgttgacccatAACGTCAAATGGTTGACCTGTCTTTTTAGAACTGTTTATAGCAAATTTGATCGCCCGTTTAATCATAGATAGTGAAGATCATTCCACTACGGTATATGGTTTTAAAACTAGTGCATACATTTCGAGATATATTGTGGCTGGCTATCAACGAAGGTCTATACTACACCCCGGGTTCTACCAAAAACATATATTGCAGCAATCCCGACCGAGCACGCAGACGCAGTTAAGTAAGTATGCTGTATGATCATGGTAAAATGTTTTTGTTATTCATGCCGTTaactatacatgtacaatgtacatgatgtGGGTATTGTAGTGGTAGTTTGCTCCCCGTTTTGGTACTTTATTTTCAGTCGGTCCAACGGGCACACGCTACTGAGGTCCTGATGGGACGAGGCTCAAGCAACATTATCAAGCCAAGCTGAAAAGCTTAGAAACTTGTGCTGAGCAGTCGCGTCAAATTATAATAATGCTTATGCAGCTAAGGGGATATATGTAGCCTACCGGGGAAAAAGAGGAGGGCGAAGATTTTTTTGGTAAAGCATGGGATAACAGTGGCAAATACTTTGGAGATGTTTGAGTGTAAAAGtctcttaagggctcggatagccacgttttcacgtattgtttgtggggcctgagagcacttcatacatatcaaattgcattttgaaaataattttgattttttttttaattcgctatataatacacattttatgaaaaaatttttttgcaattaaacagtccttgaagtaataCTGTATGAATCTAAATATAATGTACTTAAGGGGAATATGCCTTTGCAAGGGCTTAAATAAGAAATGATATGTTTATAGAAAGGGAAACCTTACCTTCCTTTGGCTTTTTGTTTGACAACAATCGGAGCTTCTGTTCAAAAAATTACGGTCAAAAATGTAACTTCGTCAATTAGAAtctcttatgtatttcattgtttttcaacctgcgatatttcttatgtattctattgtctTCTCAAGCTGCGATATTTAATTTTTTCCACTTTAAAAAGGCATATCTCAAAAAAACTAATTAAGCTTTtagttttaaggggtactacaccctcgataaatttgtgtctattttgcatatttctcaaaactaataacacagtggtaacaaaatttatgtatattattggggcaaggaatccaattactacactggaatttcagtgacccaagacaagcggttcgttatttatgacaagaaataaggtaccgataggatgtacctcatttattatcataaataacgaaccgcttgtctcgagtcactgaaatttcagtgtaggaattggattccttgccccaataataaaataacttttgttaccagtgtgttattattttttgataaaatacaaaaatagtcacaaatttaccacaggggtgtagtacccccttaaatgttcataattatttgtgaaaatacaatttcttatttttcacaaaatattaaaatagaaTAATGTTTCTAAACTatggaaataattaaaaaacgGTGTTTCTGTACATAATTGCCGATATCTCAGAAGTGAATTTTAACGACGCGACATCGCTGCGCGCAGGATTTCTCAAAAACGGTATGCCTTATGGAGATgggataaaaagcaaattaaaacatattagttAGGCTATAAAATGAACCAAAAACTTTCCATTAGTCCCATAGGAACCCATTTGAGGGGGGTTCATTGGTCCACAGGtggcaaaaataatatttttttttactttttaggaCAATGACCCCCAAATAGGTTCCTACAGGACTAATGGTATAGTGTATGTTGCTTTCTACCCCTGATGGTATAGTGTATGTTGCTTTCTACCCCAGActgtttttaaaatgaaatcaccACACTTAAATGAATTCTATTATTCTCTTTATAATACCTTACAGAATATGATCTTCTTCATTCTATAGCTTaaataatatgttttaatttgcttttatcCCATCTCCATAGGGCATATCGTTTTTGAGAAATCCTGCGCGCAGCGATGACGCGTCATTAAAATTCACTTCTGAGATATCGGTAATTATGTATAGAAACACCATTTTTTGATTATCTCCATAGTTTAGAAacactattttattttaatatattgtGAAAAATAAGTACTTGAATTGTCACAAATATTTCTGAAATTTGAAACTAAATGCttaattagtttttgagatatacaTTTTTAAAGTGGAAAAATTAAATATCGCAGcttgaaaaacaatagaatacataagaaatatcacaggttaa
It encodes:
- the LOC140140422 gene encoding uncharacterized protein codes for the protein MPICLVKQHLETVASILTAIVNVSLSSGVFPAELSKAVLTPVLKKPSLDRNLLKSNYRLVSNLPFVMCVGKLIEKVVSTHVSNYINVYELSDPYQSAYKVSHSTETALTYVQNDILRAIDNQRAVLLLMLDLSAAFDTVDHGILLEWLAGDFGIGAKLVQDLH